In Maridesulfovibrio frigidus DSM 17176, a single genomic region encodes these proteins:
- a CDS encoding YkgJ family cysteine cluster protein, with product MNDPFVCARCAAKGPTCCELTPGCEDLCFPISKIERERILECAPDLGGFVLQPNSAIFIENLLRLFPDQRRTVRALFPQDETHYRLGLDEFGKCLFLGPEGCRIPQDARPFYCRLFPFWTCENGQISILEVPGCLAQQENKTTGKLFKALDVSLVKARKMHEKLCIAWGFDSDPD from the coding sequence ATGAATGATCCTTTTGTTTGTGCACGTTGTGCCGCTAAAGGTCCGACATGTTGCGAATTAACTCCGGGATGTGAAGATCTTTGTTTTCCTATATCGAAAATTGAACGGGAGCGCATTTTAGAGTGCGCTCCCGATTTAGGCGGGTTCGTTTTACAGCCGAATTCCGCCATTTTTATTGAAAATTTACTGAGATTATTTCCAGATCAACGCCGAACTGTGAGAGCGCTGTTTCCTCAGGATGAGACGCATTACCGTCTGGGGTTGGATGAATTTGGAAAATGTTTGTTTTTAGGCCCTGAAGGATGTCGTATTCCTCAGGATGCTCGCCCCTTTTATTGCCGCCTGTTTCCTTTCTGGACTTGTGAGAATGGACAAATCAGCATTCTTGAAGTTCCTGGGTGCCTTGCTCAGCAAGAAAATAAAACTACGGGTAAATTATTTAAGGCTCTCGACGTTTCTTTGGTGAAAGCCAGAAAGATGCATGAAAAACTCTGCATTGCATGGGGTTTTGATTCCGACCCTGATTAA
- the purF gene encoding amidophosphoribosyltransferase, with protein sequence MKKEYCGLFGIYHHPEAARMTYFGLYAMQHRGQESAGIVTWDGEQIREQKGMGLVGDVFNERHLSKELKGNIAIGHVRYSTTGASLIRNAQPFIVRFGDLRLAIAHNGNLVNTKELREELESQGSIFQTTMDSEVFVHLIAKNLNGNTIEDAIMKACKKVKGAFSLLILANDKLIAVKDPHGFRPLVIGRLGDNYVFASETCAFDLIDAESIRPVKPGEMVVVENGNLKSYIYDDKTPKRQCIFELIYFARPDSIIFDEVVYERRKKMGKVLAKEMPQDVDFVMPFPDSGNYAAVGYSQESGLPLELAMIRNHYVGRTFIQPSQDMRDFSVKMKLNPVRSMIKGKSIMIIEDSIVRGTTIRTRVKELRALGAREIHMRVSCPAIRFPCYYGIDFSSKGELIAANSTEEEIARFIGLDSLHYLSIEGLLESVEDKDSYCLACFDGNYPIPPCKGGGKMCLEDKC encoded by the coding sequence ATGAAAAAAGAATACTGCGGACTTTTTGGAATATATCATCATCCGGAAGCTGCGCGCATGACCTATTTTGGTCTTTACGCAATGCAGCATCGTGGCCAGGAATCTGCCGGAATCGTCACTTGGGACGGCGAGCAGATTCGTGAGCAGAAAGGCATGGGGCTTGTTGGAGACGTTTTTAATGAACGTCACTTGAGCAAAGAACTGAAAGGTAACATAGCCATTGGTCATGTTCGTTATTCTACGACTGGTGCGTCGCTTATTAGAAATGCCCAGCCATTCATCGTAAGATTTGGTGATTTACGCCTTGCTATTGCCCATAACGGAAACCTTGTTAATACCAAGGAACTACGTGAAGAGCTTGAATCGCAGGGGTCTATTTTTCAGACCACCATGGATTCAGAAGTTTTCGTTCATCTGATTGCAAAGAACCTCAATGGCAATACCATCGAAGATGCGATCATGAAGGCTTGTAAAAAAGTTAAGGGTGCTTTCTCTCTCTTAATTTTAGCTAATGACAAACTGATTGCTGTTAAAGATCCTCATGGTTTCCGCCCTCTAGTTATTGGACGTCTTGGTGATAACTATGTTTTTGCATCTGAAACATGTGCTTTTGATCTTATCGACGCTGAATCTATTCGTCCTGTAAAACCGGGTGAAATGGTCGTTGTTGAAAACGGTAATCTGAAATCATATATATATGATGACAAGACTCCCAAAAGACAGTGTATTTTTGAACTTATTTATTTTGCACGTCCAGACTCCATTATTTTTGATGAAGTTGTTTATGAAAGACGCAAAAAAATGGGAAAAGTACTCGCCAAAGAAATGCCGCAGGATGTTGATTTTGTAATGCCTTTCCCGGATTCCGGTAACTATGCCGCAGTCGGGTATTCGCAGGAATCAGGATTGCCGCTTGAACTTGCTATGATTCGAAATCACTACGTTGGCCGTACTTTTATTCAGCCTTCGCAGGATATGCGTGACTTCAGTGTTAAGATGAAACTTAACCCTGTCCGCAGTATGATTAAGGGCAAGAGCATTATGATCATTGAAGACTCTATTGTGCGTGGAACAACTATTCGTACAAGAGTTAAAGAGTTGAGAGCACTTGGTGCACGTGAAATTCACATGCGCGTTAGTTGTCCTGCTATTCGCTTCCCTTGTTATTACGGGATCGACTTTTCATCCAAAGGTGAACTTATCGCTGCCAATAGTACTGAAGAGGAAATCGCACGTTTCATCGGCCTTGATTCACTTCACTACCTTTCAATCGAAGGATTGCTTGAATCCGTAGAAGATAAGGATTCATACTGTCTAGCTTGTTTTGACGGCAATTACCCTATTCCTCCTTGCAAAGGTGGTGGTAAAATGTGTCTGGAAGATAAATGCTAG
- the carB gene encoding carbamoyl-phosphate synthase large subunit — MPKRTDIKKIMLIGSGPIVIGQACEFDYSGTQALKALKEEGYEVILVNSNPATIMTDPHLADRTYIEPIEPETVAKIIEKERPDALLPTLGGQTALNTALAVAEMGILEKFGVELIGASVDVIEKAESRELFRAAMEKIGLKVPFSGIARNIDDVRYWGKKIDFPIIIRPAFTLGGTGGGVAYNMDDLEDIAMQGINASLQNEVMLEESILGWKEYELEVMRDTKDNCVIICSIENIDPMGVHTGDSITVAPAQTLTDVEYQILRDASLAIMREIGVETGGSNVQFAINPANGELAIIEMNPRVSRSSALASKATGFPIAKIAAKLAVGYTLDELPNDITRETMASFEPSIDYCVIKIPRFTFEKFPGAEDYLTTAMKSVGETMAIGRTFKEALQKGLRSLEVGMPGFGKDFEACNIDRDELVGLLRKPNSKRIFALRDAFLCGFTVEEVFDITKIDPWYLNQCEELVRFEEELKKFTLEVGMYSDNPEIPDMLKKAKELGYSDPQLATLWKQSEEEVRTFRKSLDLIPTYYLVDTCAAEFEAYTPYFYSTYETGQEAEEMEGRKVMILGGGPNRIGQGIEFDYCCCHSAFALEEMGVKSIMVNSNPETVSTDYDTSDRLYFEPLTYEDVLNIIEFEKPDGIIVQFGGQTPLNLAIPLLKAGVKILGTSPDSIDRAEDRERFQAMLNKLDLKQPPNGTARSLEDAQKIATELTYPLVLRPSYVLGGRGMDIVWSDDEFESYFREASVVSPEHPILIDKFLENAVEVDVDALSDGEQTYVAGVMEHIEEAGIHSGDSACVLPPHTLSPEIVKEIERQTVALAVELEIVGLMNIQFAVKDNVVFIIEVNPRASRTVPFVSKATGIQLAKLATRVMLGEKLVDLDPWSMRKEGFYSVKEAVFPFNKFPNVDVKLGPEMRSTGEVMGMDVLPGLAFMKAQLGAGLKLPEEGTVFISVKDRDKEGIVPTAEIFKELGFKILATGGTADFLSAKGIENEKILKVNEGRPHVVDYIKNNDIDLLINTPSDKKTVSDSKQIRQTALLYGLAYTTTVAGAHAMSLAIKEHRGKGLDVRCLQHYHNMDI; from the coding sequence ATGCCTAAACGCACTGATATCAAGAAAATTATGCTCATCGGCTCCGGGCCGATTGTGATCGGCCAGGCCTGTGAGTTCGATTATTCCGGCACTCAGGCTCTTAAAGCACTTAAGGAAGAAGGTTACGAAGTTATACTCGTTAACTCAAATCCTGCAACAATTATGACTGATCCACATCTCGCGGATCGAACATACATTGAACCTATTGAGCCAGAAACTGTAGCGAAGATCATTGAAAAGGAAAGACCTGATGCCTTGCTACCTACTCTTGGCGGTCAGACAGCCCTGAATACTGCGCTAGCAGTTGCTGAGATGGGAATTCTGGAAAAATTCGGAGTAGAACTTATCGGTGCTTCTGTTGATGTCATCGAAAAGGCAGAAAGTAGAGAGCTTTTCCGTGCAGCTATGGAAAAGATCGGCCTCAAAGTTCCATTCAGCGGTATTGCTCGCAATATTGATGATGTTCGTTACTGGGGTAAAAAAATTGACTTCCCTATTATTATTCGTCCCGCTTTCACCTTAGGTGGAACTGGCGGTGGCGTTGCCTATAATATGGATGATCTTGAAGATATCGCCATGCAGGGGATTAACGCAAGTCTCCAAAACGAAGTCATGCTCGAAGAATCCATTCTCGGATGGAAAGAATACGAGCTTGAAGTCATGCGCGACACGAAAGATAACTGCGTAATTATTTGTTCTATTGAAAATATTGATCCGATGGGCGTTCACACTGGAGACTCTATAACAGTTGCTCCAGCTCAGACCCTTACGGATGTTGAATATCAGATTTTGAGAGATGCATCTCTTGCGATCATGCGTGAAATCGGTGTTGAAACCGGTGGATCGAATGTTCAGTTTGCAATCAACCCTGCGAATGGTGAGCTTGCAATCATTGAAATGAATCCTCGTGTTTCACGTTCATCAGCTCTTGCATCCAAAGCAACAGGCTTCCCGATTGCAAAGATCGCCGCGAAGCTTGCAGTTGGTTACACTCTCGATGAACTGCCAAACGATATTACCCGTGAGACAATGGCCTCCTTTGAGCCGTCCATTGACTATTGCGTAATCAAGATCCCTCGTTTCACATTTGAGAAGTTCCCTGGAGCTGAAGATTACCTTACCACCGCAATGAAGAGTGTTGGTGAGACTATGGCTATTGGGCGTACTTTTAAAGAAGCGCTCCAAAAAGGTTTACGCTCTTTGGAAGTCGGAATGCCCGGTTTCGGTAAAGATTTTGAAGCATGCAATATTGACCGTGACGAGTTAGTAGGCCTTCTCCGTAAGCCTAACTCCAAACGTATTTTTGCACTTCGCGATGCATTCCTCTGCGGATTTACTGTAGAAGAAGTCTTCGATATTACCAAGATTGATCCGTGGTATTTGAATCAGTGTGAAGAGCTTGTCCGTTTTGAAGAAGAGCTTAAGAAGTTCACTCTCGAAGTCGGCATGTACTCTGATAATCCTGAAATTCCTGATATGCTTAAGAAGGCGAAAGAGCTTGGGTATTCTGATCCGCAGCTTGCTACACTATGGAAGCAGAGCGAAGAAGAAGTCAGAACCTTCAGAAAGAGTCTTGATCTTATCCCTACATATTACTTGGTTGATACTTGCGCCGCTGAATTCGAAGCTTACACTCCGTATTTCTACTCTACGTATGAAACAGGGCAGGAAGCGGAAGAGATGGAAGGCCGCAAGGTTATGATTCTGGGAGGCGGTCCTAACAGAATCGGTCAGGGAATTGAATTTGATTACTGTTGTTGTCACTCCGCGTTTGCTCTAGAAGAGATGGGCGTGAAGTCTATTATGGTTAACTCAAACCCTGAAACAGTTTCAACTGATTACGATACTTCAGATAGACTTTACTTTGAGCCTCTTACTTATGAAGATGTGCTTAATATTATTGAATTTGAAAAACCTGATGGAATCATTGTTCAGTTCGGCGGACAGACTCCGCTGAATCTCGCAATTCCGTTGCTTAAAGCCGGAGTCAAGATTCTGGGAACTTCCCCAGACAGTATTGACCGCGCAGAAGACAGAGAAAGATTTCAGGCTATGCTTAATAAGCTTGATCTGAAGCAGCCACCGAATGGAACTGCACGTTCTCTTGAAGATGCACAGAAGATTGCTACTGAGCTTACTTATCCGCTCGTTCTTCGTCCTTCATATGTACTTGGCGGACGTGGAATGGATATCGTTTGGAGTGATGATGAATTTGAATCATACTTCCGCGAAGCATCGGTTGTTTCTCCTGAGCATCCAATTTTGATTGATAAGTTTCTCGAGAACGCTGTTGAAGTTGATGTTGATGCTCTTTCAGATGGCGAGCAGACTTATGTTGCTGGCGTGATGGAACATATTGAAGAAGCTGGAATTCATTCCGGTGACTCAGCATGTGTCTTGCCACCTCATACTCTTAGCCCTGAAATTGTAAAAGAGATTGAGCGCCAGACAGTAGCTCTCGCAGTAGAGCTTGAGATTGTCGGATTAATGAATATTCAGTTCGCAGTTAAGGACAATGTTGTTTTCATCATTGAAGTTAACCCAAGAGCATCAAGGACTGTTCCTTTCGTAAGTAAGGCAACAGGTATTCAGCTTGCGAAATTGGCAACCAGAGTTATGCTCGGCGAAAAACTTGTCGATCTTGACCCATGGTCCATGCGCAAAGAAGGGTTCTACTCAGTTAAGGAAGCCGTATTTCCATTTAACAAGTTCCCGAATGTTGATGTTAAGCTTGGACCAGAAATGCGTTCAACTGGCGAAGTTATGGGAATGGATGTTCTGCCCGGACTTGCTTTCATGAAAGCTCAGCTTGGTGCAGGACTAAAACTTCCTGAAGAAGGAACTGTATTCATTTCTGTTAAAGACAGGGATAAAGAAGGCATTGTTCCAACTGCTGAGATTTTCAAGGAACTTGGATTCAAGATTCTTGCTACTGGCGGGACAGCTGACTTCCTCAGTGCCAAGGGTATTGAGAATGAGAAGATTCTAAAAGTGAACGAAGGGCGTCCACATGTTGTTGATTACATTAAAAACAACGACATTGATCTTTTGATTAATACGCCGTCAGATAAAAAGACTGTAAGTGACTCTAAGCAAATCAGACAGACCGCGTTGTTATACGGATTAGCGTATACAACAACAGTTGCTGGTGCACATGCCATGTCCTTGGCCATTAAAGAGCACCGTGGCAAAGGGCTTGATGTAAGGTGCTTGCAGCACTACCATAATATGGATATTTAA
- a CDS encoding FeoA family protein: MNELANTTKPRSLTCFGKGVSVRVIKLEGGRCFCSRLLSMGIIPGTIVNVLSNCGRMTIKIRSSQYALGQEMANKILAIPICGCCD, translated from the coding sequence ATGAATGAACTCGCAAATACAACAAAACCTAGATCCCTTACCTGTTTCGGTAAAGGTGTATCTGTAAGGGTTATCAAATTAGAAGGCGGCAGATGTTTCTGTAGCCGCCTGTTATCTATGGGAATTATTCCCGGAACTATTGTAAATGTGCTTTCAAATTGTGGAAGAATGACCATCAAAATCCGTTCATCTCAGTATGCTCTGGGCCAGGAAATGGCTAACAAAATATTAGCTATCCCCATATGCGGATGCTGTGATTAA
- a CDS encoding SlyX family protein, giving the protein MKNLDELEERIEILESSLAMQDRTVEEMNKFIIAQQRQIADLEKKITILAEQMKDITDMAATGNVEDAPPPHYN; this is encoded by the coding sequence ATGAAAAACTTAGACGAACTCGAAGAGAGAATCGAAATATTGGAATCCAGCCTTGCCATGCAAGATAGGACCGTGGAAGAAATGAACAAATTTATTATTGCCCAGCAAAGACAAATTGCTGATCTTGAGAAAAAAATTACAATTCTTGCGGAACAAATGAAAGACATTACAGATATGGCTGCGACAGGAAATGTAGAAGACGCTCCGCCGCCTCATTATAATTAA
- the metG gene encoding methionine--tRNA ligase, whose product MDSFFITTPIYYVNAKPHLGHAYTTILADSMNRFHKLMGDDTFFLTGTDEHGDKIVQAAEKGGQTPREYVDDISSLFSDLWPNLQIENDDFIRTTEERHIKCVQGVLQKVYDKGDIYFGEYGGHYCFGCERFYTEKELEDGKCPQHETVPEYIAEKNYFFKMSKYQDWLIGHINANPDFIRPERYRNEVLSLLKSGALEDLCISRPKTRLEWGIELPFDKDFVTYVWFDALINYITALDYPKGDKFKQFWPSANHLVAKDILKPHAVFWPTMLKAAEIEPYQNLNVHGYWLIKDTKMSKSLGNVVSPLEMAQKYGVNAFRYFLMREMSFGNDSSFSEEALVGRLNADLANDLGNLFSRTLSMTHKYFDGLVPAQGAEDEVDCAIKSVGRASMAAFQQNFIDVKFSRGLEALWELVRGLNKYIDTTQPWALYKEENMSRLGTVMYVLLENMRKIAVHLWPVMPEASESMLAQLGIKFHPEKINLKGEVDVWGLLEHGTEVASKSNLFPRVEFEKTPPVEKKKKVAKAAKKTKEVKTEIPGIIEFPDFQKVEMKIGTVLSVVKHPDADKLLIVKLDTGEDEPRQVVAGLAEFFTPEQLEGKQVVVVVNLKPRKLRGEVSQGMILAVRNGDGMELLTVTAGVANGCQVS is encoded by the coding sequence TTGGATTCGTTTTTTATTACTACTCCCATTTATTACGTTAATGCTAAGCCTCATTTAGGGCATGCATACACTACCATTCTTGCTGATTCTATGAATCGGTTTCACAAGTTAATGGGAGATGACACTTTTTTTCTCACCGGCACAGATGAGCATGGTGATAAAATAGTTCAGGCTGCTGAAAAGGGCGGGCAAACTCCGCGCGAATATGTTGATGATATCAGTTCATTATTCAGCGACCTCTGGCCTAATTTACAGATTGAAAACGATGACTTTATCAGGACCACTGAAGAACGTCACATTAAGTGCGTTCAGGGTGTTCTGCAAAAAGTTTATGATAAAGGTGACATATATTTTGGAGAATACGGCGGGCATTATTGCTTTGGCTGTGAAAGATTTTATACTGAAAAAGAACTTGAAGACGGTAAATGTCCTCAGCACGAAACTGTGCCTGAGTATATTGCTGAGAAAAACTACTTTTTCAAAATGTCTAAATATCAGGACTGGCTCATTGGCCACATAAATGCCAATCCTGATTTCATCCGTCCTGAGAGATACCGTAACGAAGTGCTCAGCCTTCTAAAGTCCGGCGCGCTCGAAGATTTGTGTATTTCTCGTCCTAAAACCCGCCTTGAGTGGGGAATAGAACTTCCTTTCGATAAAGATTTTGTCACATATGTGTGGTTTGATGCTCTCATCAACTACATAACGGCTCTTGATTATCCAAAGGGTGACAAATTTAAACAATTCTGGCCTTCCGCCAATCACCTTGTTGCTAAAGATATTCTTAAGCCTCATGCTGTTTTTTGGCCTACCATGCTGAAAGCTGCTGAGATTGAGCCTTATCAGAATCTGAATGTTCATGGTTACTGGCTGATTAAAGATACTAAGATGTCTAAATCTCTAGGAAACGTAGTTTCCCCTCTTGAGATGGCGCAGAAGTACGGAGTGAATGCTTTCCGTTATTTCCTCATGCGTGAGATGTCTTTCGGTAACGACTCTAGTTTTTCTGAGGAAGCTCTTGTTGGTCGCTTAAACGCAGACCTAGCAAATGATCTCGGAAATTTATTCAGCAGAACTTTGTCCATGACCCACAAATATTTTGATGGGTTGGTTCCTGCTCAGGGTGCCGAAGACGAAGTTGATTGCGCTATTAAAAGTGTAGGCCGTGCAAGCATGGCTGCATTTCAGCAGAACTTTATTGATGTGAAGTTCTCACGCGGACTTGAAGCTCTTTGGGAGCTTGTACGCGGTCTTAATAAATATATCGATACTACACAGCCATGGGCTCTCTATAAAGAAGAGAACATGTCACGTCTTGGAACCGTAATGTATGTTCTTCTTGAGAATATGCGTAAAATAGCTGTCCATTTGTGGCCTGTAATGCCTGAAGCAAGTGAAAGTATGCTCGCTCAGCTCGGGATTAAATTTCACCCTGAGAAAATTAATTTGAAGGGTGAAGTTGATGTTTGGGGTCTTCTTGAACATGGTACCGAAGTAGCGAGCAAATCTAATCTTTTCCCACGTGTTGAGTTTGAAAAAACGCCTCCGGTTGAAAAGAAAAAGAAAGTTGCTAAGGCTGCAAAGAAAACAAAAGAAGTTAAGACTGAAATTCCAGGAATCATCGAATTCCCTGATTTCCAGAAAGTTGAAATGAAAATCGGAACGGTTCTTTCAGTGGTTAAGCATCCAGATGCTGACAAGCTTTTGATTGTGAAGCTGGATACAGGTGAAGACGAGCCTCGTCAGGTTGTTGCAGGACTCGCTGAGTTCTTCACTCCTGAACAGCTTGAAGGGAAACAGGTTGTCGTTGTTGTCAACTTGAAACCTCGTAAGCTCAGAGGTGAGGTTTCACAGGGAATGATTCTAGCTGTTCGCAATGGTGATGGCATGGAACTTCTAACTGTTACAGCAGGCGTTGCTAACGGATGTCAGGTTTCTTAA
- the ricT gene encoding regulatory iron-sulfur-containing complex subunit RicT, whose protein sequence is MSQILGVKFNDFGQIYYFSSGPFVVREGHSVIVKTEQGMGLGKVFVSQQDLPEDVTEESVKTIYRLAGEEDLTIDAENKALSRDALKFCKGCIEGQKLEMKLVDVEVFFDRSKMIFYFTAPGRIDFRELVKDLVKEYRTRIELRQIGVRHETQMLGAIGNCGQICCCRRFMRKFMPVTIRMAKEQNLFLNPTKISGICGRLLCCLSFEQENYEQFHKRCPKLGKRYDTAHGNAKVTRSNFFRNTLTILPEVGDEIEISLDDWPDVLKATSPDQLPSREPTEVESRKSDAPQARTGAGRGQPSGGRRPEKSESRPPRGERPARSGSRPARGERPGSKPERSGKPERGGRPERPSKGERPARPERPRPRPEKKRPLDSRDGPNDSEKLDSESAKRPESDSQERKPASKNRRPSRRRRRKKPSGGSSSGS, encoded by the coding sequence ATGTCTCAAATATTAGGTGTAAAGTTTAATGATTTCGGTCAGATATACTATTTCTCCTCTGGACCTTTTGTGGTCCGCGAGGGGCATTCGGTTATTGTTAAGACTGAGCAGGGAATGGGGCTTGGAAAAGTATTCGTATCTCAACAGGATTTACCTGAAGATGTTACTGAAGAGTCTGTAAAAACAATATATCGTCTTGCTGGTGAAGAAGACCTCACAATAGACGCCGAAAATAAGGCGCTTTCACGCGATGCTCTGAAATTTTGCAAAGGGTGCATAGAAGGTCAGAAGCTCGAAATGAAGCTTGTAGATGTCGAAGTTTTCTTCGATCGAAGCAAAATGATTTTTTACTTTACTGCGCCGGGAAGAATTGATTTTCGTGAGCTAGTTAAAGATCTTGTAAAAGAATACAGAACTCGCATTGAGCTTCGTCAGATTGGCGTGCGTCACGAAACCCAGATGCTGGGTGCTATCGGGAACTGCGGTCAGATATGTTGCTGTCGTCGTTTTATGAGAAAGTTTATGCCTGTCACCATACGGATGGCTAAAGAGCAGAATCTTTTCCTTAATCCAACAAAGATTTCAGGTATTTGCGGTCGTTTGCTATGCTGTCTGTCTTTTGAACAGGAAAACTACGAACAGTTCCATAAACGTTGCCCTAAACTTGGCAAGCGCTATGATACAGCCCACGGAAATGCCAAGGTAACGAGATCAAATTTCTTTAGAAATACGCTCACTATTTTGCCTGAAGTAGGGGATGAAATTGAAATTTCACTTGATGATTGGCCGGATGTTTTAAAGGCAACATCGCCTGATCAGTTGCCTTCGCGTGAGCCGACAGAGGTTGAATCCCGCAAAAGCGATGCGCCTCAAGCACGCACCGGAGCTGGTCGAGGACAGCCTTCGGGTGGAAGACGTCCTGAGAAGTCAGAGTCCCGTCCACCTAGAGGAGAGCGTCCTGCTAGGTCTGGATCACGTCCTGCTAGAGGAGAGCGTCCCGGTAGCAAACCTGAACGCAGTGGCAAGCCTGAACGTGGTGGAAGGCCTGAGCGCCCAAGTAAGGGAGAACGCCCAGCTAGACCTGAGCGTCCGCGGCCGCGTCCAGAGAAAAAGCGTCCACTTGATAGTCGTGATGGTCCTAATGATTCTGAAAAGTTAGATTCTGAATCAGCCAAGAGACCGGAATCGGACTCTCAAGAGCGCAAGCCGGCATCTAAGAACCGCCGCCCTTCAAGGCGCAGACGTAGAAAGAAACCATCCGGTGGTTCTTCGTCAGGATCTTAG
- a CDS encoding response regulator: protein MRMLIVDDDFYCRNMLHEIMKPYAQCDIAVNGEEAVFAFKKGLEDGKSYDLVCLDLVMPEMDGQQALREIRAIEKDFSIDEKNEVKVIVTTMLDDRKETHDAFFLGGATSYLVKPIVEDKLLKEMKNLGFSVQNS from the coding sequence ATGCGAATGCTTATTGTTGACGATGATTTTTACTGCCGCAATATGTTGCATGAGATCATGAAACCTTACGCTCAGTGTGACATTGCTGTTAATGGTGAAGAGGCTGTTTTTGCTTTCAAGAAGGGACTCGAGGATGGGAAATCATACGATTTGGTATGTCTTGACCTCGTAATGCCGGAAATGGACGGGCAGCAGGCTCTACGCGAGATAAGGGCTATAGAGAAAGACTTTAGTATTGACGAAAAAAATGAAGTCAAAGTTATTGTTACAACTATGCTGGATGATCGAAAAGAAACGCACGATGCTTTCTTTCTTGGCGGGGCGACATCCTATCTTGTGAAACCTATTGTAGAAGATAAATTGCTTAAAGAGATGAAAAATTTAGGATTTTCAGTACAAAACAGCTAG